One Drosophila willistoni isolate 14030-0811.24 chromosome 2R unlocalized genomic scaffold, UCI_dwil_1.1 Seg167, whole genome shotgun sequence DNA segment encodes these proteins:
- the LOC111518619 gene encoding ficolin-2-like, whose product MSKVLKGIIFLFLLQGITADLENLVPKEWNTVDDDKCVTYCFSDVITLANHIARMNQSTETPSESIAKINRLDRELQVCKVQLNDQVAGGNVMQELAAQKALLEAKDEIVNELRAQLKKDTVTNSVLLSAFNSLKAQVSKFLEGGNLGSIQNRQQEENLPNQGLYVEGVRRLQLAGRPPFEVPYITPISSWTVIQRRIDARVNFDRNWHDYKKGFGDAKENFFVGLDNLYLILKTRPHELYIQLGDINGKIGYARYDNFKISGEGKNYQLLSVGNYTGTAGDSLGSHVGALFSTHDRHNNLLVQHNCALGASGGWWYTSCGESKLNGWFHTNGLVHKNGITWGTWADPNQSINLQSLTFVQMMIRPIA is encoded by the exons ATGTCCAAAGTGTTAAAAGGAATCATATTTTTATTCCTTTTACAGGGCATAACTGCAGATCTTGAAAATTTAGTGCCAAAAGAATGG AATACAGTTGACGATGACAAGTGCGTTACTTATTGTTTTAGTGACGTTATAACCCTGGCGAATCATATAGCTCGAATGAATCAATCTACGGAGACTCCCAGTGAATCAATTGCGAAAATTAATCGCCTTGATAGAGAGTTGCAAGTCTGCAAAGTTCAATTGAATGATCAGGTGGCAGGAGGTAATGTCATGCAAGAACTTGCGGCACAAAAGGCTTTACTAGAGGCTAAGGATGAAATAGTCAATGAGCTAAGGGCCCAGTTAAAGAAGGACACGGTAACAAATAGTGTTCTACTTAGCGCTTTCAATAGCTTGAAGGCCCAAGTAAGTAAGTTCTTGGAGGGAGGCAATTTAGGGTCAATTCAAAACAGACAGCAGGAGGAGAATCTGCCCAATCAGGGTCTCTATGTTGAAGGTGTTCGACGATTGCAATTGGCAGGACGCCCACCTTTTGAGGTGCCTTACATAACGCCCATATCCAGTTGGACTGTTATTCAAAGACGCATTGATGCAAGAGTTAATTTCGATCGAAATTGGCATGACTACAAGAAGGGATTCGGTGATGcgaaagaaaacttttttgttggtcTCGACAATCTGTATTTGATTCTAAAAACTCGACCCCACGAGCTGTATATCCAACTCGGTGATATTAATGGTAAAATTGGATATGCACGCTAtgataatttcaaaataaGTGGTGAAGGGAAAAATTATCAACTCTTATCGGTTGGAAATTATACAGGAACTGCTGGCGATTCATTAGGTTCCCATGTTGGTGCTTTATTTTCAACTCATGATCGGCATAACAATTTATTGGTTCAACATAATTGCGCTTTAGGCGCCTCAGGTGGATGGTGGTACACGTCATGTGGCGAAAG TAAATTGAATGGATGGTTCCATACCAATGGTTTGGTTCACAAAAATGGCATTACATGGGGTACTTGGGCTGATccaa